caatcaatttcccatttatttttgtgtaatcatgtaagctgtatgtaagatattaaaagtggagatgcgccacggagatttcccaaccctttccccaacaactttgttagatgagatgtagtcgttcagtggcttggcaaggcgtatcgatgctctacatgctttatctcatcgagcagtgcgtccacccatgcgttcttatcctgccgacatctttagtcccggttgtacccaccagccgggactaaaggttacccacacgtccttatcccaccgacagttttgttagatgacacaaaaaaggatctttagtcccggttgtacccaccagccgggactaaaggttacccacacgtccttatcccaccgacagtttttggcgccactgcgttcccgcctatttttcttcccgcgctttccactgcttcccgcctccgtcctcccgccatttttcactatatatatgttggcttggcctccatttacatatcacatctagactcatatctgcaaacctcatcaccaggtcacatggcttccatcgtatctctaaccctccgggaggcggaggcgctttgcgcgtcgaactacccctgcccgccgggctacctcgtccctaccggctggttgctgagcgtcggaggggtaccggtccctcctgtccctctaggtgtggcgcgcgagatggccatcacgaaccactactacttcgagctcacgccagagcagcggaggaatccccagtggcatcccgactacagcccgacttgggagagcttcttcatcaatcggcgtgagagggcgctcgccaggcacgaggagggcggcccgcctccttcgaacttcaacgaggccggccgtcggctgtggtggcgcgaccgaactctccagggcgtcatggcccaccgtggcccccgcctgcgctaccctcagtcccagcccacgcgtgctctcccgccgaggtttgactaccgcgaccccgatgccagccgacgatgatgacggcgactacgacgactacaaagtggcgagtactatagggctaggcacgagtatgaccgaATGACTCGAAcgatcgaatctggccatgtatcttaattaattttcagttgagctaggcacgagtactatagggctaggcacgagtactatctggccatgtatcttaattaattttcagttgagttacgtactttaattccacatgtaatctggcgggaaacttttctcatcatcagcgtacacacaacgactttattgaaaatacaataaaatagataaacaactagtctagtcgatctactcgtcgtcggaggttgtctcggtccaaatgtcgtcccaccgagggtcgttgtcggcgcgtcgtaagcgcgcgccgccagctccggggtgttgtacgtgccgagggtgagccggaagccaccggcacgcatctcggcgtagaacctaccgttcggccgcgctcggacgccacggaaaccggacgagccgcgacggcgcggcggcatcccggcgacgaatgaacggaggcgacggcgacgtgtggttccgcgcgcacgcggcgctttatagcacagcgacgcggcaagtttggcgacaggtggcgcggggaagcggcggggcgtggcacgtggaagcggcggcgacaggtggcgcggggaagcggcggggcgtggcacgtggaagcgggatctacacgtcgcacggcggtggcggcggggcgaggcacgtggaagcggcggcgacacgtggcacggggaagggacacgtgtggcggtggcggtggtgggcagtacacggcggtggcccgtacatggcggtgacggtggtggccaggcggtggcggtggcggtggtgggcagtacacggcggtgccgacggtggccagtacacggcggtggcggtggtgggcaggcggtggcgacagtggccactacacggcggtgacggtggtggccaggcggtggcggtggcggtggtgggcagtacacggcggtgccgacggtggccagtacacggcggtggcggtggtgggcagtacacggcggtggcccgtacatggcggtggcggcggggcgaggcacgtggaagcggcggcgacacgtggcacggggaagggacacgtgtggcggtggcggtggtgggcagtacacggcggtggcccgtacatggcggtgacggtggtggccaggcggtggcggtggcggtggtgggcagtacacggcggtgccgacggtggccagtacacggcggtggcggtggtgggcaggcggtggcgtctgtggccactacacggcggtgacggtggtggccaggcggtggcggtgcggtggctttttttcatttgaaataaggcgggaatgaaattttttaaaaaaattggcctttggacccggtttgtattacaaaccgggactaaaggccttttttgcgcgcgcagcgaaaacgcagctaaaaaagacctttagtcccggtttgttttacaaaccgggtccaaaggggggtcTTTGGGCCCGGTTTGTAAAacgcaccgggtccaaaggggggggGCACTATAACTGTCGccccttcgtctccgcggagatcaatcccgcggagacgaaggcaaacgacgccgccaggctgccgccgtgccgcgccgccgccgttcgcctcctcaccgcgccgccgccgtccgcctcctctccgccggccgccaccgcgccgccgtccgcctcctccacgccgcgccgcccgcctccgTCTCCTCCACGCCGcgcccgcgccgcgccgccgccgtccgcctcctctccaccgccgccgccgcgccgccgccgccgtccgcctcctctccaccgccgccgccgtccgcctcctccacgccgcgccgcccgcctcccctCCGCCGGCCGCCACCGCGCGCCTCCTCCTCGGCAAAGGTGAGCCCGGCCCCCCGGCCACatcccctttttttttttttttcatttgttagattatagtgtagttagtttgttagaaaaattagtgtagttagtttgttagtaaaatttagtgaaaaaaaatagtgtagttagtgtgttagaaaaattagtgtagttagtttgttagtaaaatttagtgaaaaaaaaaatagtgtagttagtgtgttagaaaaattagtgtagttaattagtttgttagtaaaattagttagagaaaagttagaaaattagttagttagtgttagtaaaattagtgttagtaaaattagtgttagtaaaattagttagagaaaagttagaaaattagttagttagtgttagtaaaattagttagaaaaaagttagtaaaattagttaggaaaaagttagaaaagttagaaaatagattcatttgtgtcggcgccgccccccgcgcgcgccgacgacttagaccgtggcggtgccgagtccgtagcggtgccgccgcgacatagacttagggtcgcgaaatagagaaagagcgagcgaggaggagcgccgagtccgtggcggtgccggtactgccggcgcccctgccgatgcccccaaaacagggtcgtggagttttttatttagcacaatatcatgttttttatttatattagtatacatatatgatttgttttcgtagctacgatgccgcgacagcgacagccggcgggccgtggtctgactctcaccgaggagatggagcagatgggggaggtccgggactgggctccgccggggtggcactgggaggtcttagcttccgggtcgcgcaccttggtgcggaatccgggtcccgttgtcgacccggatattctttggtggaggtcttatgggccacggtcgtttcagagggagccggccccgccggaggaggtagctcagcgcattgaagcggaggaccagcacgttcgccgttacatgtacgcgttagacaacatgtataggaccggatggagcgttatgcggggatctcatgttagctatgctcccgttgttgttccgtggctttgggggcacacccagcgcggctcaggacccggtcggcgccctctaggacccggtctgcgcggttgagtggttgtagtagtgattgatatgtattagggttaaataaacatgaacccgatctatgtatgcatgtaactgcagtatctgctttcagcactatattatcgatccttagttaagaactacacatatgtaactccattttcagttttctgcattatccttaatttgatcatatgatggttcctatatatagcttgcaggtcgttgtagaaagcatggagagagatgaaattcaagaaaatttcatggaggaactcatagcaaacggtactctggatgatcgcgacgacgacgttattccagatgatggcggtgacgatgtcaccgcaacttatttgaatgcctccggtgagggagcggaggatattgaggaagaagatcctagtggcgccggtgaggaacaagatcatcataatggctcccgaactgtagttatcaccgaggtatataaattaattaagccgctgttgatcgactagatgcattaactaatgaaattgtactgactatgaactatttctttttagccctccggatcgagcacttcttacgtaaagtcgaggaagcgaggcccggccaaaaagttggatgacggtgttaggcacgacatcacccacatcgagaatgatggtaaaccgattgctccagagaaaggtgcaaaggcatttatagctcaatgcggagtgcttgttagggaccacgtcccgatcaccgttcgagaatggcacaagccgaagggactagtgctgtctgcagaggaagaagctcaaggtctttatatcgatgatgtagccaaaaacagcattatgaacaagctcatggcacatttcaacatagtacccgaagagggggtgaCGCcgagaaggccaagatggagcaggccctccgcgagtttggcaagaagaagatggccgaactattcaagagccacaagaaaagattgcgccgccttatcaagttaaagaagactcggacagtgagaaggtaaaaagtcaccgggacgaattcgtgaagtacagcacggagtcgaagaatttttgagaaggtcggaaataaataaggcaaatgctgcgttgaagctatatcaccaaattctcgggtccaggtggatacagggctaaccgtcctaagtgggaggcagctgaggcggaactgaccagtcaagggatcagattagggacacacggttggatcgaacggtgcacgGAGTGGGGCTCCGGGATTGGGGGACCGTTGGATcccgaaacagggaagtgcatctataagaaagctcatctgaaggttcccattgatgccctggaaaaggcacatagggacgtggaggcggggttgttccagcccgaaagagagaacgatgagctgacacgcgcccttgggaacaaagaacacggcggacgaacacgaggcacagcaggctccgttccgtggaagtatggctttctgcggaaaggaagagatttctgaTAAAAGCCATGGGAGGAGGAGGGCAGGGGAAccagaccgcctggctaacttagaggagggtatgagcaccatgcaagcccaattaaccatggtaacccaagtacttacatctcagatggctcggggcaggctgtagatcctgcaccgctcaatgccatcgcccgccgcaatctcaaccacaccggaaaagcagcgtggcttcctctcagcaggtggataatgatgaccaggtggtcgagcctcctcgctacccccccgtggatgatctcactgagagccgtccttgtgagctgcatgttaaagttttcaacctatccttcaaggcggcggtcggcatcctcttacctacaaggtcttaccattgccgtccggtccaagacgactttgctgttgtgatggtggatgaagtgttgagagagtatgaggggttggtgcttgagcaccctgcaggtgaagatggggaaatcaaagaactgggagaagcccgtagaaccaccgtgcaatggcggaaggagaacattgtgtttccaggtgagaagccaacaagcaggccacctccgcctcctccgccacctcagtctcctccgcgtgatgattctcctctgcgcgatgatgattcccctatccatgaccagtctcctccgcgtgaaaatactccgccgcctcctcctcctcgtcaagagactccgccgcttccacctaagcaaaagaggaagcggtccgcggcacctcctacagctccgaagagatcatcaactccaatgagggaacagactccagagttgttgccacatgagcagactgaagagcaaaaggcgtttcttgcaactgcgccgaagaagatgtttattccaccgcagacagtgaagcactttgccgagacgagaatgaagagacctgagctgagagctgattatgaccgctctcttggacagtcctctaaagcgatgaaagaagcaaaaaaagtcgcccagcttggacagcaggacattcaggccgcaccccacttcatcgtggagccatatcatgatccagagacggcatcgatgatcgaacgggcggctagagctcagggagcatcagttgagtacgaagattactatccgacGGCTCaaatggtaaacaagtatagatacggatctgatctcgtcaaacctggcgagctcgcgcgtctagggactcagatgcgaaggttgcatgactggtacctgaaagcctgtcgaagaggtgatcgctacctcacgttgtatcttagagatgagcattacttccggggggaagacgagataaacattgacgtagaagaactgtttcagttattcaatcaagacgccctcgacaaagctgtcatcagttgctactgcctgtaagtgatttatttgtgtaattaagtttgtagctcattcatttgcactaacaattatcctcattatattctttgtgtacgctatacatttaattatgcagaatgaagaagctggaatacaaaagaggcaagctcctaccgctggggttcatagacccaaacacagttcatgaagttacggttcgagacttcgccaaggacacagaggacaacatcgtaatgtttttagagaagcaagcagacaaagaggatatattctttccctacaacttcaagtgagtgttatatataacatacattatgcttgtgcaccttccactttattctcgtaatcattgagctatgcttgtgcagtttccattttattctcctaatcattgatcttcaccttggagtcgtaaacgtcatggactcgaaacgtaaagaatatgcggaatgggcggacatggctgccatcctccagaggtagtttcaatcaatttcgtattggcatcttcatctgctctaattcgaagatatcatcaactaatcaattactcatttactcattattttttgccgggcagggcttggaaacggttcatcaatactgttccgggtgaatggaaaccggagcttacatttagagattaccctgtaagtagtactatatatatagctatgtccgtgaaactttatatatgatatttactttcaatacgatgcttgattattagtttgatcgaactattttttcgtaaagtgtatgaggcaggaaaaagggaataacttatgtggatactacgtctgcaccttcatgcgtgacatgtcctgtcccaagggtggggatgcccaaatacaccacactcgtgtacgataacaaattttcacaattaatcttaattagtaccatctattgtattgagttccattcatatattgatctccttttttaaatatagatgacacgcctgcgggacactctcataacagcggatcaaataaaagcaattcaagaggaaatcgcgggattctttattaccgaggtccttaccccaggtggagagcactatcggaagatcgtgacgtcggacgatattcgttcaggaaaagttgtattgtaaatatgcatgcattacgtgtactgtgttgactatgtcgtgtactgttgacgatgtctatatatattcatgacgattttttgtggtttcttgaatgatatatatatgcattgctgaaactctgccgtggcagagaaacgccctgtttctctgccgcggcagagaaacgctggtacagcctaaatctgtgccgcggcagagaaatagcaattctctgccgcggcagagaaacataggcccggttcgtaccacgaaccgggaccaaagcccttccagcgcgagctccctggtcgcaccacgtgttgaggcctttaggcccggtttatctttgaaccgggactaaagggtaccccctttagtcccgccttgttggtcccggttcaagaaccgggtctaaaggcccaaatggaccgggcctattgccccgttttccactagtgtgctATGGTAAAGCTTCAACTCATAATCAACCGGTTGCAAACATCTGCGCCCCTCGGCTGATGCGTCTCATTTGGAATGATGCTTATGATCCAAGCTCCACGCAGTTTGGTAACATAGAAAATCTGCGGTGGCTCGGCACCTACCCTTTTCGTGTATATGGAAAAGATGACTATGCCCCCAATAGCTACTTTCTGAGGCTTCTGCAGTGTTT
This Lolium perenne isolate Kyuss_39 chromosome 1, Kyuss_2.0, whole genome shotgun sequence DNA region includes the following protein-coding sequences:
- the LOC139831969 gene encoding uncharacterized protein; amino-acid sequence: MVDEVLREYEGLVLEHPAGEDGEIKELGEARRTTVQWRKENIVFPGEKPTSRPPPPPPPPQSPPRDDSPLRDDDSPIHDQSPPRENTPPPPPPRQETPPLPPKQKRKRSAAPPTAPKRSSTPMREQTPELLPHEQTEEQKAFLATAPKKMFIPPQTVKHFAETRMKRPELRADYDRSLGQSSKAMKEAKKVAQLGQQDIQAAPHFIVEPYHDPETASMIERAARAQGASVEYEDYYPTAQMVNKYRYGSDLVKPGELARLGTQMRRLHDWYLKACRRGDRYLTLYLRDEHYFRGEDEINIDVEELFQLFNQDALDKAVISCYCLMKKLEYKRGKLLPLGFIDPNTVHEVTVRDFAKDTEDNIVMFLEKQADKEDIFFPYNFK